Proteins from a genomic interval of Clostridium sp. 'deep sea':
- a CDS encoding leucyl aminopeptidase, protein MDIKLITHETMPKSVDTTALFWFKDQKIETLQQCEATKVAKYLIEQEQFSGKSGEICATILPNTANTINKIILVGLGEKEKVTREKVRTATGKIIKKAKELKTKELMLCMLPDILDIDEANTIKLIAETISLATYKFTKFKTKKQEPKIQSIYINSSDSNFETALNEGLILAETTNIARDLTADPANVLTPVELAKRAEKYGKEYGFKTEIFEEKKIQELGMQAYYAVAKGSDDPPRFIIMRYNGNPANSEDITALVGKGLCYDSGGLSLKQTKGMAMMKTDMAGSAAVIGAMCAIAKQKLKVNVVGIVAACENILSAKSYKPGDIINSLGGKTIHIGNTDAEGRLTLIDAVYYAVTAEKATRVLDIATLTGACVAALGSRVSGVLASDDDFYNRLAKASEITGELIWRLPTFDKYKKAIEHPEADLNNIGEGGAGTITAGLFIGEFTEGKPWIHMDIAGDAYAKADLGYIAKGPTGVGVRNLYYLVKSYC, encoded by the coding sequence ATGGATATTAAATTAATTACCCATGAAACTATGCCTAAATCTGTTGATACAACAGCGTTATTTTGGTTTAAAGACCAAAAGATTGAAACTTTACAGCAATGCGAAGCTACCAAGGTAGCAAAATACTTAATAGAACAAGAACAGTTTAGTGGAAAAAGTGGCGAGATATGTGCAACAATTTTACCTAATACAGCTAACACTATTAATAAAATAATACTAGTAGGCTTAGGTGAAAAAGAAAAAGTAACTAGAGAAAAAGTTAGAACTGCTACAGGAAAAATAATAAAAAAAGCAAAAGAGTTAAAAACAAAAGAACTAATGCTTTGTATGTTGCCTGACATACTAGATATTGATGAGGCTAATACAATAAAATTAATAGCTGAAACAATTAGTTTAGCTACATATAAATTTACTAAATTTAAAACAAAAAAGCAGGAGCCAAAAATTCAATCCATTTACATTAATAGCTCAGATAGTAACTTTGAAACAGCCTTAAACGAGGGTTTAATTTTAGCTGAAACAACAAATATTGCACGTGACTTAACAGCAGATCCAGCCAATGTTTTAACACCAGTAGAGTTAGCAAAAAGGGCTGAAAAGTATGGTAAAGAGTATGGATTTAAAACTGAAATTTTTGAAGAAAAGAAAATACAAGAGCTTGGTATGCAAGCCTATTATGCAGTTGCTAAAGGCTCGGATGACCCTCCTCGTTTTATAATTATGAGATATAATGGCAACCCTGCTAATAGTGAGGATATTACTGCCTTAGTAGGTAAGGGTTTATGTTATGATAGTGGCGGACTCTCTTTAAAACAAACTAAGGGCATGGCAATGATGAAAACAGACATGGCTGGTAGTGCTGCCGTTATTGGAGCCATGTGTGCAATAGCTAAACAAAAGCTTAAGGTTAATGTAGTGGGTATTGTTGCAGCCTGTGAAAACATCTTATCAGCCAAAAGCTATAAACCTGGCGATATAATTAACTCACTTGGTGGTAAAACAATTCATATTGGTAATACAGATGCTGAAGGTCGTTTAACCTTAATAGATGCAGTATATTATGCGGTAACTGCTGAAAAGGCTACCAGAGTCTTAGATATAGCTACCCTAACTGGTGCATGTGTAGCTGCCTTAGGTAGCAGAGTAAGTGGGGTATTAGCCTCAGACGATGATTTTTATAATCGTTTAGCTAAAGCCTCTGAAATAACCGGAGAATTAATTTGGAGATTACCAACCTTCGATAAATACAAAAAAGCTATAGAGCACCCAGAAGCTGATTTAAATAATATTGGTGAGGGTGGAGCAGGAACTATAACAGCTGGATTATTTATTGGTGAGTTTACAGAGGGCAAACCCTGGATACACATGGATATAGCTGGAGATGCTTATGCAAAAGCAGACTTAGGTTATATTGCCAAAGGGCCAACAGGAGTTGGTGTAAGAAACCTTTACTACTTAGTTAAAAGCTATTGTTAA
- the metG gene encoding methionine--tRNA ligase: protein MSIFIGGAWPYANGSLHIGHVAGLISGDILARYYRLKGEKVLYVSGSDCHGTPIAIKARLEGINAQQITNKYHNEMLACFSKLGFSYDNFSRTDNEFHKQEVQKIFKQIWKNDYLYSKKSKQCYCNSCKQFLPDRYVEGKCPHCGRAARGDQCDNCTTLLNTVELHDKKCKLCGAEPVVKETEHLYFKLSSFQKQLNQLINTAKGWRENALKYTKRYLAKGLQDRAVTRDIDLGIFTPVPGFENKRIYVWMEAVCGYLTASKEWALKTGENWHDFWTSDNIIAYYVHGKDNVPFHSLIWPALLLAYGGLHLPNKIISSEYLTLERKKISTSQNWAVWLPDIVNNYNPDAIRYFLIINGPEKRDADFSWREFYNSNNSELLGAFGNFVNRNLVFIKKSFENKVPNGTMNEDIKKQTKELYHKLGKLIEAGEFKTALEKIFDFVRSSNKYFDEQQPWIQIKNNIDDCKNTLYTCVQIIANLANLLEPFIPFAAQKIKSFLQIEQLKWQYSDFKQGIFLGKFQVLFERLDKKIIKNEIAKLGK from the coding sequence ATGTCTATTTTTATTGGTGGAGCTTGGCCTTATGCCAACGGTTCACTGCATATAGGGCATGTAGCTGGTTTAATTTCTGGCGATATCTTAGCCCGCTATTATCGTTTAAAAGGAGAAAAGGTGCTTTATGTGTCGGGTAGTGATTGTCATGGTACTCCTATTGCTATCAAGGCACGTTTAGAGGGCATAAACGCCCAACAAATTACTAACAAATATCACAATGAAATGTTAGCTTGTTTCAGTAAGTTGGGTTTTAGTTATGATAATTTTAGTAGAACAGATAATGAATTTCACAAACAAGAAGTTCAAAAAATATTCAAACAGATCTGGAAAAACGATTATCTTTACTCAAAAAAAAGTAAGCAGTGTTATTGTAATTCTTGTAAGCAGTTTTTGCCTGATCGTTATGTAGAGGGTAAATGTCCTCATTGTGGCAGAGCTGCAAGAGGAGACCAATGTGATAATTGCACAACACTGTTAAATACAGTTGAGTTACATGATAAAAAGTGTAAACTATGTGGTGCTGAGCCAGTGGTCAAAGAAACAGAGCATTTGTACTTTAAACTAAGTAGTTTTCAAAAACAGCTAAATCAGCTAATAAATACTGCTAAAGGTTGGAGAGAAAATGCATTAAAATACACAAAAAGATATCTTGCTAAAGGTTTGCAAGACAGAGCTGTAACTAGAGATATAGATTTAGGAATTTTCACCCCCGTTCCAGGCTTCGAAAATAAAAGAATTTATGTTTGGATGGAGGCTGTTTGTGGTTATTTAACAGCTAGCAAAGAATGGGCCTTAAAAACAGGGGAAAATTGGCATGATTTTTGGACTAGTGACAATATAATTGCTTATTATGTACATGGCAAAGATAATGTTCCTTTTCACTCATTAATATGGCCAGCGCTCTTATTAGCTTATGGTGGTCTTCATTTGCCAAATAAAATTATCTCTAGTGAATATCTTACCCTAGAGAGAAAAAAAATCTCTACAAGCCAAAATTGGGCTGTGTGGTTACCCGATATAGTAAATAACTATAATCCAGATGCCATACGCTATTTTTTAATTATTAACGGGCCCGAAAAAAGAGATGCTGATTTCTCTTGGAGAGAGTTTTATAATAGCAATAATAGCGAGTTATTAGGTGCATTTGGTAACTTTGTTAACAGAAACTTAGTATTTATTAAAAAATCATTTGAGAATAAGGTTCCTAATGGAACAATGAATGAAGACATTAAAAAGCAAACAAAAGAGCTATACCATAAACTAGGCAAATTAATTGAGGCTGGAGAATTTAAAACAGCTCTCGAAAAAATATTTGATTTTGTTCGTAGCTCAAACAAGTATTTTGATGAGCAACAGCCATGGATTCAAATTAAAAACAATATAGATGATTGTAAAAATACTCTGTACACATGTGTGCAAATTATAGCTAACTTAGCTAACTTACTTGAGCCATTCATTCCATTTGCAGCTCAAAAAATAAAATCATTTTTGCAGATAGAACAACTTAAATGGCAGTATAGTGACTTTAAACAGGGTATATTTTTAGGTAAATTTCAGGTATTATTTGAAAGATTAGATAAAAAAATTATTAAAAACGAAATAGCAAAACTAGGAAAATAA
- a CDS encoding GGDEF domain-containing protein, translating to MKKKVIIAINLILLITIVGSIAAYFSSIDYLNNSNKLLSISASKFTDGTYTLKSRPLTREQFGIYNYSTTFNKSNLPPSNKEYSVIVTRLCGQSFKVYLNGVYLGCAGDYEAVNSSVWNGMYNFQFDKRVLKSENTLTLQIVGLYEIGLNDYPVVITDYQKANYIQALYSLSHSVSKTIGFGVLISCSFIMLMFYFIFKKSPRRKTFLYMSMALICSIVYLIDLFSLQYIPVNFLLYKKLTITFLYLTLFFIILGYKEYYKVARLRIYAYITLIISIFAAVFSKDIVQFKKWYDIYIVLVPLNIIALKLEIGFKKNRPFSGKLINICTTYALIMILPVVGNRIFKVQSNLFYSIIPVFLIPVCISIIVIIMAELNRLQFMASSQNKRYKYFYNKSITDGLTGLYNYSFMLDYLEKIEPIYTVFIFDIDNLKDINDTLGHLAGNSAILMITNTLKNLLPKNAVAGRFGGDEFMVIIFGDELNTQQILENVRVKIADTKLKSTNLRVTLSIGMYKVTEKESAESIIEKADKAMYYAKKSGKNCLVDYQNIIAKIF from the coding sequence ATGAAAAAAAAAGTTATTATTGCCATTAACTTAATACTTTTAATTACCATAGTTGGTTCCATTGCTGCATATTTTTCATCGATAGATTACTTAAACAACAGTAATAAGTTATTATCTATAAGTGCAAGTAAGTTTACAGATGGTACTTATACGCTAAAGAGTCGACCACTAACAAGAGAACAATTTGGTATTTACAATTATTCAACTACCTTTAATAAAAGTAATCTTCCACCAAGTAATAAAGAGTATTCTGTAATAGTAACAAGGCTATGTGGCCAAAGCTTTAAGGTTTATTTAAACGGAGTGTACTTAGGCTGTGCTGGTGATTATGAGGCTGTTAATAGTAGTGTTTGGAATGGTATGTATAACTTTCAGTTTGATAAGCGAGTGTTAAAATCAGAAAACACGCTCACTCTTCAAATCGTAGGACTATATGAAATAGGGTTAAATGATTACCCAGTTGTCATAACCGATTATCAAAAGGCCAACTATATTCAAGCACTGTATAGTTTGTCGCATAGTGTTAGCAAAACAATTGGCTTTGGTGTATTAATTTCATGTAGCTTTATCATGTTAATGTTTTATTTCATTTTTAAAAAAAGCCCACGAAGAAAAACATTTTTATATATGAGTATGGCATTAATATGTTCAATAGTGTATTTAATAGATTTATTTTCTCTACAGTACATACCAGTTAATTTCTTATTGTATAAAAAATTAACTATTACATTTTTATACCTTACCTTGTTTTTTATAATTTTAGGATATAAAGAGTACTACAAAGTGGCGAGACTACGTATATATGCTTATATTACATTAATAATAAGCATCTTTGCTGCAGTTTTTTCTAAAGATATAGTTCAGTTTAAAAAATGGTATGACATATATATAGTATTAGTTCCATTAAACATAATTGCCTTAAAACTTGAAATAGGATTCAAAAAAAATAGACCATTTTCAGGTAAACTAATTAACATCTGTACTACATATGCCTTAATAATGATTTTACCTGTGGTGGGTAACAGAATTTTTAAGGTGCAGAGTAATTTATTTTATAGCATCATTCCAGTATTTTTAATTCCAGTATGCATATCTATAATAGTAATTATTATGGCAGAGTTAAACAGACTACAGTTTATGGCTTCAAGTCAAAACAAAAGATATAAGTATTTTTACAATAAATCCATTACAGATGGTTTAACAGGTTTATATAACTATAGTTTTATGTTAGATTATCTCGAAAAAATAGAGCCAATTTATACTGTATTTATTTTTGATATTGATAATTTAAAGGATATAAATGATACTTTAGGGCATTTAGCTGGTAATAGTGCCATATTAATGATAACAAATACCCTAAAAAACTTGTTACCCAAAAATGCAGTAGCTGGACGTTTTGGTGGTGATGAATTTATGGTTATTATTTTTGGAGATGAATTAAACACCCAGCAAATACTTGAAAATGTTAGAGTAAAAATAGCTGACACAAAACTTAAATCAACAAATCTTAGAGTTACATTGTCTATAGGTATGTATAAAGTGACCGAAAAAGAGTCTGCAGAGAGCATCATAGAAAAAGCAGATAAAGCGATGTATTATGCCAAAAAATCAGGAAAAAACTGTTTAGTTGATTACCAAAACATAATTGCAAAAATATTCTGA